The genomic stretch TATTTGTAATTGACAAAAACCGGAGGCAAAATGGCTTtcgtgggggggggagggggaattaaCAAATGAACTGTGGTACATCCTGGCAATAGATTATTGCTcagtattaaaaagaaatgagttatgGATCTATAAAAAGACATGGAACAACcttaaatatacaaatgaaagaagccagtttGAGAAGCTACATGTTGTATGATTCCAACTCCATGACATTCTAGAAAAGGCAGAACTATGGAAacggttaaaaaaaatcagagattgCCAAAGGTTAATGGGAGATTGAGATGACTAAGCAGAACGCAGAAGAAAGCACCCACTGTAATGGTGGATACATGCCATTACACACTGCTCCAGACTTAGAGCAAGAGGAATTACACCAAAAGAAAGCTCTCATGGGAACTAGAGACTGACGATCATGCTGTGCCAATTAAGGTTTGTTGATTGTAACCAAGCTACTATTTCATTGGGGATGTTGATAGTGGGAGAGGCTATGTATATGCCAGGCAGGAGACATAGGGAACTCTTTGTGCCTTTCTCTCAGTTTATGGGTATGTGTATACatctttgtgtgtgcacgcatacacgtgtgtgtgtgcacgcatacacatgtgtgtgtgtgcacgcatacacacatgtgtatacacagaggccagaaatcGATATCTTCCTTTATcactccatcttattttttgaaacagaatatcTCATTAAACATGGAATTCACCAGatgactggccagtgaactccatgcatcctcctgtttctatcttTCTgttgctaggattataggtgctTGCCATCGGGTCCTGCTTTTTACATAGGGGCTGAGGACCCAGACTCGGGTCCTCATTTGTAGGGCatgcactttactgactgagccatctccccaggctcctCTCTTAACTTTTATATTGCTGTAAGATTAAAActacccttttaaaaaaaaaagtcttttgtatgcatacctataatcccaacactgaggaaattgaagccaacctgggctagaCAATAAGACCTGAGGGGAGGGCGTCACCTAACAAAAATATCACAAGTCTTTTAGATGAAAAGCTTGAGGGCGGTGACACGAGGTGGGGCTTTTATCTCTGTCCAACTCTGGAATTCAATAAGctgctttttccattttcctcatccataaatagaaaagaatagcTGTCTCATGGGCATCAAATGAGCTGATGCCCGGTGGATCAACCGTAGCATGCAGCAGTAGTAATTCTGTGTAATGTAACTCTGTGTCTTTCCTTCCCGCGGCATCACAAGCTGCTTCTGGGCAGAGACCTCTTCATTTCATAATCACCTCTACCTAGCACAGTGTGTGGCATTTGGGCTCCAGAAGTCTGTTGATAGTGAGCGCAAGCCTaaacttctttctcctttggacGTTTGAGGGTTTTCTCAACTTTTTGCTATTAGCAAAATTCATCTCCAAAACCCTTCTGTTTTACATTGCCTAATTTGGTCTGTATCCTACGTGAAGTAGGCAGAAGAGGGCTGCGTGCCCATACCCACACTCTGAGATAGGAAGAACAACTATGGCTTAGCGACGTGAAGGGACTTTTGTCACGTTGCATGGGTGACAACAACCGAACCTCTGGCCCCGCCTCTAGCCCCTACCTCCACAGACCTCTTTTCCTTCTAACCGCTGCTTTCTGCAGCAGAGGTCTCTTCAAAAATGGAGCCTGTAGTGGTGAGCCTGGTCTAAGAGCAACACCTTTACCTGTGGTCCCTCTGGGGGAACATGAGCTGTGATCTCCCAGATGACCCCCTGAAATCAAACGTTTTATTCCCAACACCTCCAGGCCTCTATTTTCCCAGAATGAGGAGCTTCTTAGAAAAGGGCGAACACGCCaggttctcccccaccccccacccccaccgacTTTTCTCCCTATAAAGGGGTGAGGAGACGATTCTCAGTGTCCAAGAGGAGGGACTTTAGCTAAAAATAGCAATGGCGTGTGGATCAGCCAGAGTGGTACCCAGGactgggaaagggagggggacgCTGTGGAGCTGTAGCCAGACTGGTTGCCATGGAAACGGGAGAGGAGCAGGGGAACCTGGGAAGTGGGGATGACACAGATACCAAGTCCTAGTCTGAGCTGCCGCTACATTTAGGAGTCTGCGGTTCCCACTCTCAGAGGGGACCTATGGTGGGGGGACATGGTGTCAGGAACATGGGCACCAACCCCCAAGGGTCTCTGCTGCCGGCTTCTCTCCTCTCCAGGCTCTGTGAGTTGAGTTGTGGGACTTGGGGTTCGGGCCCCGATTTCTAAGGCAAGTGGGGCTTGGGTGGAGCTGGTTCCTGAGGGAGTTTTCACCAGACAGACCTCCTTCCAAAAGAtaagcccccccacccccgtactGGGCTGCACTCTCTAGGGGGAGGAAAAGAGCAGCACGAAGAAGCATGTGGTCCTGGGATCTCACTGAAAGGGGTCACAGCATGCTCAAGAACTGTGGTCGGAAGAACTGTAGTTATttggagggaagaggcagaaatgaagCCCTTGCTCTTTAGGTAGTGGACAATGCACACCTTTCCTGTCCCGTGAAAAAGAGACCCTTCCTCAGGATAGCAAGAGCTAGAACACGCTCAGAAGGTTCCCTGGGCAATCAGCCTTTGGGGGATGATCAGACACTAGGAGCCCTTCTCCATTCCCGGACATAGATGGAGGTCAGATTACCTAAGACCCTAAGAAGAATGCCTAGAAGCCCACCTGAAACTAACACCAGGATGAAAGAGACCCCGGGTCCTGAGGCACTGAATACTTACAGATCACTTCCAGAGGACACCCTGAGCTGCAGAGAGGGGAAAGCAAGCCtgctgttgggggaggggaagatctAATCTGCCATTGCCAAGGCTATGTCTCCTGACTGCCATGGAAGATAAGTGTGGGAGACCTGGGGATACAAACCACCTCTGTGGtttcttcttctgccttttctttaaCATACAAACATCCTCCAAAGGTCTGGCTTCAGGATGCTTGGCTCCAAAATTTCAAAATTGGGATGTAGGGCTCGTAGTTACATATCCATGCAGTTTCTCCCTAGGACCTGGTCATCTAAGCCATCTGTGAACCTTATGTCGCATTCCTGCACTCCCTTGCCCTCccagccctcctgcctctcccccccaTCCCAGGTTCCCTTGGAATGGGAGGAGATAACcaatttaagaaaagagaaaggaaggttgATGACTCCTAAATCCTCACTCTACAGACTTTGCTTCATATGGTCCATATCTCTTAGGGACCCTAAGAGCTTAGGGAAGGACTCTGGGCATCCATCTCTCAAGGAAGAAGGCATCTCAGAGTGCATCTCAGGGGGAAGAATTTGAAACAAAATCAGGTGAGTTTTGCTGGGAATCTGGGCTTTGCTTGGAATGTGGATTTGGGGACATATGGCTGGTGTGGGTGGAGTTGGTGTTAGGGTAGTAAATgcaaggcaggaagctgggagggaTTGATGTGGGCGGTTGGTGTTTCTCTTGGTGCTTTTCTTACCTCTAAGGAAGTATAGAGGTTGAAAGATACTAGACAAGCGTAAGCCTGGGTGGCCTGGTACGTCCTTTATCCTTGCTGTGGGCAGTTGATCTCATATGGCCTCCAGCCTCCTATTGCCAACCCTTTTCTGCATGTCTCCTTTGGGAAAGAGCCCAGGAGAAAGGGGGGCGATATTGGAGCCTTGGTGACCACGGTTAAGCAGTCAGAATTGCCAATGAGAATTTCCTAATGTTGGGAACATTCAACCTTTGCACACTGGAGACTTTTTGTGCACAGCTGGCATTTCTTTCTCCTTGGTAAGTCTGGGGTAGAGAAAAGACGGAGGAGGGGGTCGAAACGGTGAGATtcggaaagagaagagaggggataGTCTTTCTGTGACCTTTGGGCAGGATGATGAAGAAGAGTCCGGGCAGAAAGGATAACGGTCAGGGAAAGAGTGGTATAAGTCCTCATGGCAGGGAGGGCTCTGCATAAAGAAGGAACTGCCAAGGAACCCACTTCTTACGTTTTAGAATCCCAGGAGTCTGGTCCAGGCTTGTCTGTGAGGTGCTACACAGTTCAGCTTGAGGTGGTGGCATTGAGACTGGTGACACCGACATCTCTAACACTTCCCACCCATTGAGCTTACACTGCGCTGCCCAGTTCGTGATCATTATTACCCTGTGTGATCCGTACAAGTTTTtcttaacctttatttttattttatgtatatgggtctTTTGCCTTCGTGCATATCTGTGCAacaccctcagaggccaggagagggagagagattggaATTACAACCGGTTGTAAacccacatgtgggtgctggaaatcatagccagatcctctggaacagcagccagtgagccatttgagccatctctccaaccctcccgGCCCCCAGCTTTCTGAGCTTGTGGGCttcttggttgttcccatgccaCCAAGTAGGGGGAATTGAGGCTAAGAGAGCGGAATGGGGTGATTTGTTCAGGGGCTACTCGCCATTGCGGACCCATCAACTCGGCAAACCTTTATTAAATCCCCTCAGGATTCCGGCTGCATCGCCATGGCGCAGGAGAACGCCGCTTTTTCTCCGGTGTCGGAGGAGCCACCCAGGCGCCGTGGCCGCCAGCGCTACGTGGAGAAGGACGGGCGCTGCAACGTGCAGCAGGGCAATGTGCGGGAGACCTACCGCTACCTAACCGACTTGTTCACCACGCTGGTGGACCTGCAGTGGCGCCTCAGCCTGCTCTTCTTCGTGCTCGCCTACGCGCTCACTTGGCTCTTCTTCGGCGCCATCTGGTGGCTCATTGCCTACGGCCGCGGCGACCTGGAGCACCTGGAGGACACCGCGTGGACCCCGTGCGTCAATAACCTCAACGGCTTCGTCgctgccttcctcttctccatcgAGACCGAGACCACCATCGGCTACGGGCACCGCGTCATTACTGACCAGTGCCCCGAGGGCAtcgtgctgctgctgctgcaggccATCCTGGGCTCTATGGTGAACGCCTTCATGGTGGGGTGCATGTTCGTCAAGATCTCGCAGCCCAACAAGCGGGCCGCCACGCTGGTCTTCTCCTCTCACGCTGTGGTGTCGCTGCGCGACGGGCGCCTCTGCCTCATGTTCCGCGTGGGCGACCTGAGATCCTCGCACATCGTGGAGGCCTCCATCCGCGCCAAACTCATCCGCTCACGCCAGACGCTCGAGGGCGAGTTCATTCCTCTGCACCAGACTGACCTCAGCGTGGGCTTCGACACCGGGGACGACCGTCTCTTCCTCGTCTCACCTCTTGTCATCAGCCACGAGATCGATGCCGCCAGCCCCTTCTGGGAGGCGTCGCGCCGCGCCCTCGAGAGGGACGACTTCGAGATCGTGGTCATTCTCGAGGGCATGGTGGAGGCCACGGGTGCGGGCAGGCTGGAGGATGGGAGCGGTGATGCAGGGCTCGAGCAAGAAAagcacaggggtggggtgtgAGAGGAGGAGCATGCAGAAAGATGGACAGAGTGGAGTATAGGGTGACAGGTGGAGGAGGGGGTTGTGCTGGGGCAGGGATGGAAATGAAAGGGATGGACAGGGTGACTTTGCAGAGTCAAGAAAAAGCTTGGAAGAGTTCTATGAAATGATGCTAGCCTGAGGCCCTGGCCTGACAGGTATGTCACTTTGAATAGCACTTGACATCTCTGAATTCATTTAATCCTAGCAAGGTTCCCCTGGAGGTTACTTTTTTACTGTGCTCACTTTTCAGAGCATGAGTAGCCCCAAAGAAAGATCCCATAAATAGCGCACTGTCACAAGCCAATAAATAGCGTAGCCTAGATAGAACACAGGAAGTCTATCTTCAGTGTTTCCTAGTACGATGTTGGCATGAAGGTTACGTGCAAGATTCTTGATGCGCAGAGATCCAGAGCCCTGGAATTTGATTGACTCCAGTTATCCTCCAGACTAAGGTGTGGAGAGGTGAGAACTGGTCTGTCTCACTTCGGCCTCAGTTACCCCATCTGCCACTCTTAACTTCCCCTGATGTTGCCACTTCTAGTTCCTTTCCAGAAGGAGCTCTGACGTCAGTGCCTTCACTAAGGCCTACACTGTCAAGAGCTAGCTTGGGACCAGTATAGGAGCAAAAACAGGTCCTTTAAGAGATCCTAGCCGCTAAAGATAAGGAAGACATAGGTGAAAAACCAAAGTGCCACTAGGGGGAGCTACAGCGCTGCTactgacacacttcctgctgCTGGCCTTGAGACCCGGTTCCTGGTCCTGGGCAGAAAGCCTCCGCTTCATCACCAACTCAGTTCTATCCACTCCGCACTCCTCCTTCACTCCGACTAGGCTGGTCCtagcctttccccttcccttgctACTCCCTCCGTCTCGCCAACTGTCCCTTCTTTTTGACACTATCTTGGGCAGTTCTCTTACAAGGACTTTTCCCTTTTGCCGCCACCTCCTACCCATCCCTACtccccccagccccagccccatctCTGCTTCTCGGGCCTTCTCTCTGCAGAGGCCCTGCGGGGGCGGGCTCTCCTTCCCCACCTTGACAGATTCCTCTTATTCCAACTTTGCCATAGAATACCAGTGTCCCCAGGATATCACAGAACCAGATTAGCCATTCTCTGGTTGGTGATGTTTTCATCTCTGTTTCTGAGATGGTATTAGTTTCAGGTGACTCTGAGGTAGGAACAAATGATCTGCCCTGAGGGAAGGGTGCAAAATCCCAGCAGGGAAGGCAGGACAGACCCAGTGCAAGGACTGAGAAGGGCAGTGTAAAGGACATGGGGGTGGGAGCATGTTCGATTTTTCTAGAGATAAAACAGGGAAGGATGGTAGTATTTTGGGATTCAAACTGCTTTTGAAAAGCAAGAATAATGAGCCAAAAAACCCAACACGATGACATTTAAAGGgagtaaatataaaattctacatttaggttttaaaaaaaaaatcacttatgtAAGCCCAGCATGGAAAGGCTCTGGTAAAGAAAGAACTGGGGGTTTTCGTTGGCCACAGGCTCCCAGGCTTGCTGTAGCAACGTGATGCAGCTTCCAAAGGCATTTATGTAATAGAATCATAGGCCACTTTGCTAGAGCCTCCTGGCCAGAAGCAAGAGGCGGCAAGCTTTCTTTTATGCATTGAGGAGGCCACAATTGGAAACATCGTCACACTTCAGATGGCCCCTTACCTGGTCATCCGTGACCATTCTGACTTGCAACGAAGACAGTAAACTTCTCGAAAGCCAGATCAAGTGGGAAATGGTCATGAGTGTTCAATCTGAGGAAGAGATCTAAGGGAACCTGGGTCTATATTTACAGACGCTAAGGGAGCGTCAGGTGGGAAGGGAGTGAACGGCAAGGAGTAAAGATCCTCGGGACAGATTTTAGCTTGTATAAAAGACaacccagagccagtgagatggtccttcaagCTAAGGTCAAaggcccgaggacctgagttagatcccagGGTCTCAGATTgtgaagagaaccaactcccacaagctgtcctctgacctccacatacatccTGTGgagcatatgcatgcacacccatgcatGTAAACACAAATCAATGCATATaaacacccatgcatataaaCACAAATCAATGCAATCCACAAAGGACTGAACTTCTCATGAGGTGGTGAGCTTTCCATCCTGGTAGGTAATCAATTCAACTAGCTGCCCATGGCTTGCGAATGCTCGGTGGTGGCGGGGGTGGGCGAGGAGGCTCTGTGGGAAGTGGGAAGCTGGACCAGATGATCCCTAAAATTAGTTTTAAGGTTGAGATTCTCAAAGGGGAAATATAGGCTGGCAGATGGAGAAGTGAGCTGACCAACGACTCTTGGGGAAAGAGGGTTGTGGagtgagaggcaggagagggaggctCAGGCTGGGATCCCTTTGATTaatgcctcttcctcctccccacaggAATGACATGCCAAGCTCGAAGCTCCTACCTAGTAGATGAAGTGCTGTGGGGCCACCGGTTCACATCTGTGCTCACCCTGGAGGACGGCTTCTATGAGGTGGACTATGCCAGCTTCCATGAGACCTTTGAGGTGCCCACACCCTCCTGTAGTGCCCGGGAGTTGGCAGAAGCTGCAGCCCGCCTCGATGCCCATCTCTATTGGTCCATCCCCAGCAGGCTGGatgagaaggtggaggaagagggggctggggagggggcaggtggGGGAGATGGAGCAGACAAGGAGCAGAACGGCTGCCTACCACCCCCGGAGAGTGAGTCCAAGGTGTGACTGGTTTTCTCCAAACCCCTGTGGCAGACCAGGGGGCTAGACACAGGTACACGGAAGCTGCGGagtggagatggaagaagaggtGGCAGGCAATGTCCCAAGGAATGGCTAACATTGGGAGAGGCCCACTGAGTCCAGGATCCagtggggaaggaagaagtcCTGGTTtgaagagaggagagggtggggaTGAAAGAACATATCGGCCTGTCTGTCTGACCTTCACATCTGtttgtgggtggatggatggacagaaggATGGGCGTATGGGGCTGAATGGGAAGGTCGGGCAGACAGAGACAGCCAATGGATAGCTTGGGTGGCCTATGGATCGACAGTTGGTGAACCCAGGGCTGCCTTAACCTGCAGCACACCTAGTGCAAAGCCTACCAGTACCCTTTTCGTCAAGACAGAGGCAACCTCAAACCGGGGGGCATGGCTTAGGGAGTAGAGTGTCAGACCAATCGCTGCCCCCACTAACCTCCTCAGCTCGCCCTCCCTATGTGTGACACACCTGTCTAGACAAAGTGGCCACCGTTGAGCCAGAGAAAAGCGTGTGGAGCAGGGTATAGATGTGACCCTATCCAGCTTCACTATCCCACTGTGATAGGCTCAGAAAGGTGTCCAGAGCCTTAACCCTCAGGGGATAGGCAAACAAACAATGGGGGTAGATGCTGAGGATCAGGAACAGGATCAGGAGAGACTGAGGACAGCGTGGTGTTTTGAGGCAGCAGAGTGAAACCTTGCAGGTAGGTACTGctacagaaacaagaaagcagagagacTCTGAGGTGGGAGAAAGACCAAGGGAGACTTAGTAAGCGGTTTTATGAGGGATGCCTGAGCCCTGGGGAAAGTAGTTTATCCTTGAGGCACAGAGACAGGGGATCATTCGAAATAGTGATTAGGTATCAGGTGTGACATTCAAAGACCTGGTCCTAACACCAGAACACAGTACAGGTGGAGGTCAGAAACACCCCACAGCATCTGAAGGAAGTGTGGCTCACTCTCGGAACCCACACAAGCTCTCAGAGTCCAAAGTGAGAGGGCATTAGCAACCCGGAAGCTAAGGATTGAGcaaggtggggtgggaggaaccTAGCAGTTAAGGAGCTTTGCGGCACTTGCCCAGAGGACTTGTAAAAACAGATTGCTGGGTCCCACTCCCAACATTCTGACTCAGTAGATCCAGAATGGAAACCAAAAAATCCGCACATCTAAATAGTTCCCAGATCTAACACGTTTCCCAGGTCGTGCGGACACTACACTTGGATGAGGAAACCAAGCAGAGGAGAAGCTGCACGAGCTGAGAGGTCGAGGACCCTTAAGaacaggagaaaggggaagggacatGTCAGGGAGAGGGACCCAGGTTCAGGCTGAAGAGTTTAATGCTGGGTCTGAGAACTGAAGCATCAGTGGTAACTTCGCCAGTGACACCGAGGTGGcgtctgggaagaggagagggccaCAGAGACAGGTGGGGGACTCCTGGGGAGGCAGTGGGGAGCCGAAGCTGAATGGGCTTCACCACAAACACCGACTGACTCTCTAACGGGATAAGGCAAGACGAACTAGGGTAGAAGACTGAGCTTATTCTTCTGGGTATCTGCTGCCTGCCATCTGTCCTgccagggcagggaaccctggagagacatcctcccatcccacctccaCTGCATCCTGCCCTTGTCCCCAGTCATCTTGGGCTGGTCAGGGGAGAACAATGGCAAGTTGAGGAGCAGAAGATCCGTCAAGGGACTAGAGGGCTGAACCCCTGGAGCTCAGTGTAGTCCAGGTGGACACAGCCTCTGATGGGGCAGGTTCAAACCTTGGCCCTGGCTGCACCCAGTCCTGCCCTTGAATCCAACCAGGTACTGTGCCTCCCTCCCAGTGCCCATCTGAGCTCGGGTCCACTCAGAGGACACAAGCTCTTGCCTCTCCCCTTCAGTCGAACACTGGATTCGGGTTTCAGGACCACCTGGGTCACTCTCAAAAATGAGGTCCGTGAGCATGGGCCTGCTGGAACCCCACGCACATACTGAACTAGCACAGGGAGGGGCCGGGGTTTGGATTCAGGAGGAAAGGCGGAGTCTGTGCAAGAGGGGTAGGATGCTTGGCACCCTCATACAAAGCCCTGGAATGGAGACATCGAAGCTGCTCCCGGAAGTTGCTGAGATGCAGCCACTCAGGGCACCACTGTCCCGGGGAAGTCAGGAGCCCTGTGTTCTAGTGCCAATGCTGATTGTCACTAGTTACCTCCATGAGGACTCTCACTCTCAGCAAGGCACATTATTTCTCTGGGCCTTAGTTTCcttatgtgtaaaaaaaaaaatgatacctgGCAAACACAtaatgctcaataaatgttaagTTGCTAAATGGAAAAGGTAGACTGAATGCCACTTGACATGCAGAACAGCAGAGACTCTCGGGACCAGAGAGAGGCGCAGCTTGTGTAAGCAAATGCAGTGACTCTGTGTACAGAggacacagccccccccccccacccaacaACTGCTGTGGTCCCTAAGTAGGCAGCTGCATTCTGGGGCTCCTAGTCTGCTGCAGTCAGAGAATAAATAAGGTCAGGATGAAAAAGACTGAGGCCCCAGGGCCTGGTGGGAGGAGTCTGCTCCCAGACTAGCTTAACCAGGAGAATGAGACAGAGGAGGGCGTGTCCCAGTCTGGGGAGCTCAGAAAGGCTTGTCCCTGGAAGTCCCTGGAAGCCGTGAGAGGGGCCAAGCTCAACTGGAACCCACCCGCGCTTCCTATGTTCCCCTTCCCAAACAGAAGCCCCATTAGGACTTGGCTCAACACTGACATTTTAGGTGACAGATGGGACCCAGGCATCCCCTCCTGCAGTGGGTGGGTAGCAAGGTCCTCAAAGGACAGATGGTGTTTACAATGGGAGAGGGCCTGGGTTATCCAGAATAGGCTGACAACCCCCAGCAACCTCCCTACtaccaccctcaccccacccccgcccctgcCTTTTATAGCTTCGTAACAAGGGAAGACACAACCAAGCCTGAATTTTATAAAACCAGtttattcacattaaaaaaacaaacaaaaaacaaaacaaaaaaaaaaactagtttgaGGACAGGAACTGGCCTTCCTACAGCACAAGTGTGAGACTAAGACCAGAGAACCAGAAGGAAGACCTTGAGGAAAGCTGTGGGCAATGGGGGAGCCAAGTCTCCCGCTCTAGGCAGGGACCGGTCAAATAAATTAAAGGAAGTTCTGGACGGAGGAGGGAGAGGGTATCCAGGCAACCGGAGGAGGGGCGGGGCGGCGCTGGCTGGAAGACACCTGCCAGAACTGAAGAGAGCAGTGGAGTAGGCTGAGGACAGGGGTCTGTCAGCTCTCACCCTGCTCCACGGTCCTGCAGGGCTGAGCCCGCCGCGGCTTGTCCAGATGGAGCACACAGGAAGCCCGAGGAAGACGGGGCTGGGGGGTCCCTTTCCCTCACCTGCGATGCTACAGATCACCGCTTTCGCAGCCTCTTCATAAAGCAGCAAGTGATAGTAGCAAGGACGCTGGCGCCGGTGACTAGGGCGACTCCTGTACCCACCAGCAGGGGCACGAACAGGGTATCCagagctggaggagagaggatggcCTGCTCAGAGAGTATCTGTCATACAGGTCATTGACACTCTCTCTGGCAGGGTTTCTAGACTCAGTCTCTAGTCACAGAGTACCATCCTTGCTCACCTATGTCCACCCCAATCAACACTGAGGTCAGCTTGGGGATTTTCATGCAAAGGGATGCAGGGATGTGGGGAGGTAGGGGGAGGCGGAAATAGCGGGGAagacaggaaaacagaagagggcAAACACAGctggagcaggggaggggaggagaggggagggcgGTTATCACTCACCATGCGTGTAGGGGTAGACTGTGACAGGCCCGGAGCGTGCACTGCCCGCCTGGTACCAGCTGTAGTCCGCATGCTGCACCCAGGCGCTTGGGGCGCAGTGGTATACGCCTTCATCCTTGGGCCCCAGACTGTGCAGTCTTAGTCGATGACTTCTGGGTCCCACCAGCTCCACACTGACAGGACCCCCTCCAGGCCGAACTCCCAGCTCTGCCACGCCGTCCTGACCCACTCCACCCACGAGCTGAGCAGGGCCGGTACTTAActcgccctcctctggcctttccACCCACCAGCTGGCTGCCAGTCGCAGCCCCGGAGGACCGCCCCGCACAGAGATGTTGCACAGCAAGGAGGCAGTCTCTCCCCGGTACACAGTTCCCCCTGCAAGCCATGCCACGGcctccagcaccacgcctgcAGAGTGAAGGACATACGGGTTACAGAGGAAGGCTCAGGAGCTAAGAACTTAGGAAATAAGTTCTCTAAGCTCTGAACCCTGCCAAGGGCTCAACCTCTCACCTTCTTCCCTCACGTGCACAGGGAGAGGCCGGgaacgagcactggctgcttcacGAAGTCGGGTCCCAGACCCTCGAACGTAGGCTTTGGCAAGGCAGCGGTAGGTGCCTGCATCACCAGGCCTGGCAGCCTCCAGTCGTAGCCGGTAGGTCCTGGATGCCACTTTCTCCATGGCAATGTGCCGGCCCTCATAGCCAGGGCCCAGGCTGCCGACACCTTCTGTGTCCAGCTGGGCCACCAGGCGGCCAGGCCCAGGAGCCCCTGCaggagccatctcccagcccaccGAGTATGCAGCATGCCGGCCTGGTGGGGGCAGTGCCCCTGACACATTGCATAGCAGTTCCAAGGGTTCCCCCGGGCCAATCCGATGTTCGCCAGGTCCCACCGTCACTGCCAACTGGCTGGCTGAAATAcagcaggggaagggaagggtcaTGTGGATGCCTGGGTTCCTATCTATAACA from Arvicola amphibius chromosome 12, mArvAmp1.2, whole genome shotgun sequence encodes the following:
- the Kcnj9 gene encoding G protein-activated inward rectifier potassium channel 3, with protein sequence MAQENAAFSPVSEEPPRRRGRQRYVEKDGRCNVQQGNVRETYRYLTDLFTTLVDLQWRLSLLFFVLAYALTWLFFGAIWWLIAYGRGDLEHLEDTAWTPCVNNLNGFVAAFLFSIETETTIGYGHRVITDQCPEGIVLLLLQAILGSMVNAFMVGCMFVKISQPNKRAATLVFSSHAVVSLRDGRLCLMFRVGDLRSSHIVEASIRAKLIRSRQTLEGEFIPLHQTDLSVGFDTGDDRLFLVSPLVISHEIDAASPFWEASRRALERDDFEIVVILEGMVEATGMTCQARSSYLVDEVLWGHRFTSVLTLEDGFYEVDYASFHETFEVPTPSCSARELAEAAARLDAHLYWSIPSRLDEKVEEEGAGEGAGGGDGADKEQNGCLPPPESESKV
- the Igsf8 gene encoding immunoglobulin superfamily member 8 isoform X2, whose product is MGVPSPTPLSSLLPLLLMLGVRCYARQVHVPKGPLYRVAGTTVSISCNVSAYEGPSQQDFEWFMYRPEAPTTSLGIISTKDSQFSYAVFGPRVASGDLQVQRLKGDSVVFKIGRLQAQDSGFYECYTPSTDTQYLGNYSAKVELRVLPDELQVSAAPPGPRGRQAAASPSRLTVHEGQELALGCLAQTKTKKHTHLSVSFGRAEPEAPVGRATLQEVVGLRSDMAVEAGAPYAERLAAGELRLSKEGTDRYRMVVGGAQAADSGTYHCTAAEWIQDPDGSWVQIAEKRAVLAHVDVQTLSSQLAVTVGPGEHRIGPGEPLELLCNVSGALPPPGRHAAYSVGWEMAPAGAPGPGRLVAQLDTEGVGSLGPGYEGRHIAMEKVASRTYRLRLEAARPGDAGTYRCLAKAYVRGSGTRLREAASARSRPLPVHVREEGVVLEAVAWLAGGTVYRGETASLLCNISVRGGPPGLRLAASWWVERPEEGELSTGPAQLVGGVGQDGVAELGVRPGGGPVSVELVGPRSHRLRLHSLGPKDEGVYHCAPSAWVQHADYSWYQAGSARSGPVTVYPYTHALDTLFVPLLVGTGVALVTGASVLATITCCFMKRLRKR